A genomic stretch from Frigoribacterium sp. PvP032 includes:
- a CDS encoding TetR/AcrR family transcriptional regulator: MTEGAPVTTRGRGARGGRGGPRGPYAKSAERRSAIVEAAFEVFTAHGYQGGSLQRVADKVGMSQTSLLHYFPSKSDLLLEVLRRRDQMSSGEFVRGEGVQLAGDVERQARYNEGVPGLIGLYTVLSGEAVTEGNPGREYVTQRLADLRQDYAADFRALAEVGRLREGVDPDRAAAGLVGLWDGVQLQWLLAPDEVDVPRLLRDYLDLVILPATADGQEAQAVPEDSPAPPSAEPATPAAEPAPPAA; the protein is encoded by the coding sequence ATGACCGAAGGCGCTCCCGTGACGACCCGTGGCCGAGGCGCCCGCGGCGGCCGCGGCGGCCCTCGCGGCCCCTACGCGAAGTCCGCCGAGCGGCGGTCGGCCATCGTCGAGGCCGCGTTCGAGGTGTTCACCGCCCACGGCTACCAGGGCGGGTCGCTGCAGCGCGTGGCCGACAAGGTGGGCATGAGCCAGACGAGCCTGCTGCACTACTTCCCGTCGAAGAGCGACCTGCTGCTCGAGGTGCTGCGGCGTCGCGACCAGATGTCGAGCGGCGAGTTCGTGCGCGGCGAGGGCGTCCAGCTCGCCGGCGACGTCGAGCGGCAGGCCCGGTACAACGAGGGCGTGCCCGGGCTGATCGGCCTCTACACCGTGCTGTCGGGCGAGGCGGTGACCGAGGGGAACCCGGGTCGCGAGTACGTCACCCAGCGGCTCGCCGACCTGCGTCAGGACTACGCGGCGGACTTCCGCGCCCTGGCCGAGGTCGGCCGGCTGCGCGAGGGCGTCGACCCCGACCGGGCGGCCGCCGGGCTGGTCGGCCTGTGGGACGGCGTGCAGCTGCAGTGGCTGCTCGCCCCGGACGAGGTCGACGTGCCGCGGCTGCTGCGCGACTACCTCGACCTCGTGATCCTGCCTGCGACTGCCGACGGGCAGGAGGCGCAGGCCGTCCCCGAGGACTCGCCCGCGCCTCCTTCGGCCGAGCCTGCGACGCCTGCGGCCGAGCCCGCGCCTCCTGCGGCCTGA
- a CDS encoding APC family permease, translating into MSILKKSGVAADQTLSSKGLSAGSVGLIGAVVIGISCIAPAYTLTGALGPTIAQVGTHLPAIFLVGFIPMLLVAFGYRELNSAMPDSGTSFTWGVRAFGPWVGWMAGWGLVVATIVVLSNLAGIAVDFFYLLLGQLFSDPSIADLATNPLINVVTCLAFMAGATVISYRDMQTTQKVQYWLVGFQLLVLVGFAIVAFVRVGGGSAFDATAISLDWFNPLTVPTFSAFAAGLSLSIFIFWGWDVTLTMSEETSGSRTTPGRAATLTVVIIVLVYLLVSLASMTFAGLGDEGVGLGNPDIQGNAFSALAGPVLGPLAILMSLAVLSSSAASLQSTFVSPARTLLAMGHYGALSPKFARVSPRFFTPGYATLASAVVASVFYAVMRFISEDVLWDTITTLGMMICFYYGLTAFACVWYFRRQWRTGARNLFFQIIAPGVGGLILAVLFVTTLIDSMDPDYGSGSQIGGVGLVFLLGVTILVGGVVVMLVNARLRPAFFRGEGLRAGVAGDEREGQAALPE; encoded by the coding sequence GTGAGCATCCTCAAGAAGTCCGGCGTCGCCGCCGACCAGACCCTGTCGTCGAAGGGCCTGAGTGCCGGCAGCGTCGGCCTGATCGGCGCCGTCGTCATCGGCATCTCGTGCATCGCGCCCGCCTACACGCTGACCGGGGCGCTCGGCCCGACCATCGCCCAGGTCGGCACGCACCTGCCCGCCATCTTCCTGGTCGGGTTCATCCCGATGCTCCTCGTCGCGTTCGGCTACCGCGAGCTGAACAGCGCGATGCCCGACAGCGGCACCTCCTTCACCTGGGGCGTCCGCGCCTTCGGCCCGTGGGTCGGCTGGATGGCCGGCTGGGGGCTGGTGGTGGCTACCATCGTGGTGCTGAGCAACCTCGCGGGCATCGCGGTCGACTTCTTCTACCTGCTGCTCGGGCAGCTGTTCTCCGATCCGTCGATCGCCGACCTGGCGACGAACCCGCTGATCAACGTCGTGACCTGTCTGGCCTTCATGGCCGGGGCGACCGTGATCTCGTACCGCGACATGCAGACCACCCAGAAGGTGCAGTACTGGCTCGTCGGGTTCCAGCTGCTCGTGCTGGTCGGCTTCGCGATCGTCGCCTTCGTCCGGGTCGGCGGCGGCTCGGCGTTCGACGCCACCGCGATCTCGCTCGACTGGTTCAACCCGCTGACCGTGCCGACCTTCTCGGCCTTCGCGGCGGGGCTGTCGCTGTCGATCTTCATCTTCTGGGGCTGGGACGTCACGCTGACGATGTCCGAGGAGACCAGCGGCTCGCGGACGACGCCCGGCCGCGCCGCCACCCTCACCGTCGTCATCATCGTGCTGGTGTACCTGCTCGTCTCGCTCGCCTCCATGACCTTCGCCGGCCTCGGCGACGAGGGCGTCGGGCTCGGCAACCCCGACATCCAGGGCAACGCGTTCTCGGCGCTCGCCGGGCCGGTGCTCGGGCCGCTCGCCATCCTGATGTCGCTGGCGGTGCTGAGCAGCTCCGCCGCCTCCCTGCAGTCGACCTTCGTCTCGCCCGCCCGCACCCTGCTCGCCATGGGGCACTACGGCGCGCTGTCGCCGAAGTTCGCCCGCGTCTCGCCGCGCTTCTTCACGCCCGGGTACGCGACCCTCGCCTCCGCCGTCGTCGCGAGCGTCTTCTACGCGGTGATGCGCTTCATCAGCGAGGACGTGCTCTGGGACACGATCACGACGCTCGGCATGATGATCTGCTTCTACTACGGGCTCACGGCCTTCGCCTGCGTCTGGTACTTCCGGCGCCAGTGGCGCACCGGGGCGCGCAACCTGTTCTTCCAGATCATCGCTCCCGGAGTCGGCGGGCTCATCCTCGCCGTGCTCTTCGTCACGACGCTGATCGACAGCATGGACCCCGACTACGGCAGCGGATCGCAGATCGGCGGGGTCGGCCTGGTGTTCCTGCTCGGCGTCACGATCCTGGTGGGCGGCGTCGTGGTGATGCTGGTCAACGCCCGGCTGCGCCCCGCGTTCTTCCGCGGGGAGGGCCTCCGAGCCGGAGTCGCCGGCGACGAGCGCGAGGGCCAGGCCGCACTCCCCGAGTGA